Proteins encoded in a region of the Hippopotamus amphibius kiboko isolate mHipAmp2 chromosome 11, mHipAmp2.hap2, whole genome shotgun sequence genome:
- the LOC130831740 gene encoding histone H2B type 1-J, translating to MPEPAKSAPAPKKGSKKAVTKAQKKDGKKRKRSRKESYSIYVYKVLKQVHPDTGISSKAMGIMNSFVNDIFERIAGEASRLAHYNKRSTITSREIQTAVRLLLPGELAKHAVSEGTKAVTKYTSAK from the coding sequence ATGCCTGAACCGGCAAAATCGGCTCCGGCCCCGAAGAAGGGCTCCAAGAAGGCCGTCACCAAGGCGCAGAAGAAGGATGGCAAGAAGCGCAAGCGCAGCCGCAAGGAGAGCTATTCCATCTACGTGTACAAGGTGTTGAAGCAGGTCCACCCGGACACCGGCATTTCATCCAAGGCCATGGGCATCATGAACTCCTTCGTCAACGACATTTTCGAGCGCATCGCGGGTGAGGCGTCGCGCCTGGCGCATTACAACAAGCGTTCGACCATCACCTCCAGGGAGATCCAGACGGCCGTGCGCCTGCTGCTGCCCGGGGAGCTGGCCAAGCACGCCGTGTCCGAGGGCACTAAGGCTGTCACCAAGTACACCAGCGCCAAGTAA
- the LOC130831720 gene encoding histone H2A type 1, translating to MSGRGKQGGKARAKAKTRSSRAGLQFPVGRVHRLLRKGNYAERVGAGAPVYLAAVLEYLTAEILELAGNAARDNKKTRIIPRHLQLAIRNDEELNKLLGKVTIAQGGVLPNIQAVLLPKKTESHHKAKGK from the coding sequence ATGTCTGGACGTGGCAAGCAAGGCGGCAAAGCTCGCGCCAAGGCCAAGACCCGCTCCTCGCGGGCCGGGCTCCAGTTCCCCGTGGGCCGAGTGCACCGCCTGCTCCGCAAGGGCAACTACGCCGAGCgggtcggggccggggcgccggtGTACCTGGCGGCGGTGCTGGAGTACCTGACGGCCGAGATCCTGGAGCTGGCGGGCAACGCGGCCCGCGACAACAAGAAGACGCGCATCATCCCGCGCCATCTGCAGCTGGCCATCCGCAACGACGAGGAGCTCAACAAGCTGCTGGGCAAAGTCACCATCGCTCAGGGCGGCGTCCTGCCCAACATCCAGGCGGTGCTGCTGCCCAAGAAGACTGAGAGCCACCACAAGGCCAAGGGCAAGTAG
- the LOC130831733 gene encoding histone H2B type 1-K, which translates to MPEPAKSAPAPKKGSKKAVTKAQKKDGKKRKRSRKESYSVYVYKVLKQVHPDTGISSKAMGIMNSFVNDIFERIAGEASRLAHYNKRSTITSREIQTAVRLLLPGELAKHAVSEGTKAVTKYTSAK; encoded by the coding sequence ATGCCTGAACCGGCAAAATCGGCTCCGGCCCCGAAGAAGGGCTCCAAGAAGGCCGTCACCAAGGCGCAGAAGAAGGATGGCAAGAAGCGCAAGCGCAGCCGCAAGGAGAGCTACTCCGTGTATGTGTACAAGGTGTTGAAGCAGGTCCACCCGGACACCGGCATTTCATCCAAGGCCATGGGCATCATGAACTCCTTCGTCAACGACATTTTCGAGCGCATCGCGGGTGAGGCGTCGCGCCTGGCGCATTACAACAAGCGTTCGACCATCACCTCCAGGGAGATCCAGACGGCCGTGCGCCTGCTGCTGCCCGGGGAGCTGGCCAAGCACGCCGTGTCCGAGGGTACTAAGGCTGTCACCAAGTACACCAGCGCCAAGTAG
- the LOC130831725 gene encoding histone H2A type 1-H-like: MSGRGKQGGKARAKAKTRSSRAGLQFPVGRVHRLLRKGNYAERVGAGAPVYLAAVLEYLTAEILELAGNAARDNKKTRIIPRHLQLAIRNDEELNKLLGKVTIAQGGVLPNIQAVLLPKKTDSHHKAK; this comes from the coding sequence ATGTCTGGACGTGGCAAGCAAGGCGGCAAAGCTCGCGCCAAGGCCAAGACCCGCTCCTCGCGGGCCGGGCTCCAGTTCCCCGTGGGCCGAGTGCACCGCCTGCTCCGCAAGGGCAACTACGCCGAGCgggtcggggccggggcgccggtGTACCTGGCGGCGGTGCTGGAGTACCTGACGGCCGAGATCCTGGAGCTGGCGGGCAACGCGGCCCGCGACAACAAGAAGACGCGCATCATCCCGCGTCACCTGCAGCTGGCCATCCGCAACGACGAGGAGCTCAACAAGCTGCTGGGCAAAGTCACCATCGCTCAGGGCGGCGTCCTGCCCAACATCCAGGCGGTGCTGCTGCCCAAGAAGACCGACAGCCACCACAAGGCCAAATAA